The following coding sequences are from one Pigmentibacter sp. JX0631 window:
- a CDS encoding YebC/PmpR family DNA-binding transcriptional regulator gives MGRHNTIAGRMASSAAAKARLFTKLAREIMVSARAGSDINSNSALRAAVNKAKDNSMPKDNIERAIKKGSGEMTGMSFEEITYEGYGPAGSAIMVEVLTDNRNRTHPELRRIFQKNGGNMGEMGVVAWMFKKRGVFVINAQKVAEDKIMEIALDSGAEDVLTEDNFTTVYTEVTSFAQVREALVKADIPFEKAGLELIPDNSVSLSGENAKIALELIDKLEEHDDVQNVYHNFDIQE, from the coding sequence ATGGGTCGACACAATACTATTGCTGGCAGAATGGCTTCAAGTGCAGCTGCTAAAGCGAGACTTTTTACCAAACTTGCCCGTGAAATCATGGTTTCTGCACGTGCCGGAAGCGATATCAACTCTAATTCGGCTCTGCGCGCTGCAGTCAATAAAGCAAAAGATAATAGCATGCCTAAAGATAATATAGAGCGCGCTATTAAAAAAGGCTCAGGTGAAATGACCGGTATGAGCTTTGAAGAAATTACTTACGAAGGCTACGGTCCAGCTGGCTCAGCCATTATGGTAGAAGTTTTGACTGATAATAGAAATCGGACACATCCCGAGTTACGCCGTATCTTTCAAAAAAACGGCGGAAACATGGGCGAAATGGGTGTTGTTGCGTGGATGTTTAAAAAACGGGGAGTGTTTGTTATCAATGCCCAGAAAGTTGCAGAAGATAAAATAATGGAAATTGCTCTAGATTCTGGCGCAGAAGATGTCCTTACTGAAGACAATTTTACTACGGTGTACACAGAAGTAACTTCTTTTGCGCAAGTCCGTGAAGCCTTAGTAAAAGCAGATATTCCCTTTGAAAAAGCAGGTCTCGAACTAATTCCAGATAATTCTGTTTCTTTATCTGGAGAAAATGCGAAAATAGCTCTTGAATTAATTGACAAATTAGAAGAACATGATGACGTGCAAAACGTCTACCACAATTTTGATATTCAAGAATAA